From a region of the Actinomadura luzonensis genome:
- a CDS encoding carbohydrate ABC transporter permease, translated as MSASRTKAPRRRRAQWIETRAALLFISPWIIGFLVFTAWPVINSAYLSLTDYDVINDPNFVGFDNYAQLFEDPKVGLALRNTFVFTVLSVPAHIIVSLGLALLLNGATRATGFFRTAFFLPKMTPPVAVGILLLLLFNGQNGLINGFLGVFGIDGPAWTTDPAWVKPGLVLMSLWTVGSSVVIILAALRAVPQELYDSALVDGAGWWRRTLRITVPMISPTLFFLFIVNTINALQSFTEAYTAFFGSGNTTYSNDAALFYAIYLFQQAFEFLHMGYASALAWLLFLVIMAITGVQMLVTRRFVHYEGGQP; from the coding sequence ATGTCCGCGTCCCGCACGAAGGCGCCGCGCCGGCGGCGCGCGCAGTGGATCGAGACCCGCGCGGCCCTGCTGTTCATCAGCCCCTGGATCATCGGGTTCCTGGTCTTCACCGCCTGGCCCGTGATCAACAGCGCGTACCTGTCGCTGACCGACTACGACGTCATCAACGACCCGAACTTCGTCGGCTTCGACAACTACGCGCAGCTCTTCGAGGACCCGAAGGTCGGGCTGGCGCTCCGCAACACCTTCGTCTTCACGGTGTTGTCGGTGCCCGCCCACATCATCGTCTCGCTCGGGCTGGCGCTGCTGCTCAACGGCGCCACCCGGGCGACCGGGTTCTTCCGCACCGCGTTCTTCCTGCCGAAGATGACCCCGCCGGTCGCCGTCGGCATCCTGCTGCTGCTGCTCTTCAACGGCCAGAACGGCCTCATCAACGGCTTCCTCGGCGTCTTCGGCATCGACGGGCCCGCCTGGACCACCGACCCGGCCTGGGTCAAGCCCGGCCTGGTGCTGATGAGCCTGTGGACCGTCGGCTCCTCCGTGGTGATCATCCTGGCCGCGCTGCGCGCCGTCCCGCAGGAGCTCTACGACTCCGCGCTCGTGGACGGCGCCGGCTGGTGGCGGCGCACGCTGCGCATCACCGTGCCGATGATCAGCCCCACGCTGTTCTTCCTGTTCATCGTCAACACCATCAACGCGCTGCAGTCGTTCACCGAGGCGTACACGGCCTTCTTCGGCTCCGGCAACACCACCTACAGCAACGACGCCGCGCTGTTCTACGCGATCTACCTTTTCCAGCAGGCCTTCGAGTTCCTGCACATGGGGTACGCCTCGGCGCTGGCCTGGCTGCTGTTCCTCGTCATCATGGCCATCACCGGCGTGCAGATGCTGGTCACCCGGCGGTTCGTGCACTACGAAGGGGGGCAGCCGTGA
- a CDS encoding FAD-dependent oxidoreductase, which produces MRQAEVVVHGATSAGVCAAVAAARRGLDTVLLEPGRHVGGMTSGGLGYTDIGDPRVLGGMAAGFRQAVADAYGVAPGHYAGPEPHVAERILTGWLERAGVEVVFEAPLGEVVTAGGRIVSAGRHAAAVFVDASYEGDLMAAAGVGYRVGREDRALHGESFAGRREVVPGRHNFPPWISPFRADGGLLPQVADGPMAEVGAGDGGVMSYGYRVCLSTAPDRVPFERRPGYDEEHWELGRRLFRHWRDQGAEVPAGRLVGLEPNLPNGKCDGNSLGPFSLSVLDRSAWAYPDAGPEERERIRLHHLHHAQDLLYFLATDPEVPARVRAELGRWGLPADEFAGTGHLPHQLYVREARRMLGEAHLTEHDLRGARPWPDAVAMGSYHLDVREVQRTWRWVYEHPDPVPMVVTEGYLSVRVPPYQIPYRAIVPRREECANLLVPVCVSASHVAFSSIRMEVQYQMLGHAAGLAAARAAAGGQAVQDVDVAALQEELAAAGQVLSL; this is translated from the coding sequence ATGAGGCAGGCGGAGGTCGTCGTGCACGGCGCGACGTCCGCCGGGGTGTGCGCCGCCGTCGCGGCCGCCCGCCGCGGCCTCGACACCGTCCTGCTGGAGCCGGGCCGGCACGTCGGCGGCATGACCTCGGGCGGGCTCGGCTACACCGACATCGGCGACCCGCGCGTGCTGGGCGGCATGGCGGCCGGGTTCCGCCAGGCCGTCGCCGACGCCTACGGGGTCGCGCCCGGCCACTACGCCGGCCCCGAGCCGCACGTCGCCGAGCGGATCCTCACCGGCTGGCTGGAGCGGGCCGGGGTGGAGGTGGTGTTCGAGGCCCCGCTCGGCGAGGTGGTCACGGCCGGCGGGCGGATCGTCTCCGCCGGGCGGCACGCCGCCGCCGTCTTCGTGGACGCGAGCTACGAGGGCGACCTCATGGCCGCCGCCGGCGTCGGCTACCGGGTCGGGCGGGAGGACCGCGCGCTGCACGGGGAGAGCTTCGCCGGGCGGCGCGAGGTGGTGCCCGGCAGGCACAACTTCCCGCCGTGGATCTCCCCGTTCCGGGCGGACGGCGGCCTGCTGCCGCAGGTCGCCGACGGGCCGATGGCCGAGGTCGGCGCGGGCGACGGCGGCGTCATGTCGTACGGCTACCGCGTGTGCCTGTCCACCGCCCCTGACCGCGTCCCGTTCGAGCGGCGGCCCGGCTACGACGAGGAGCACTGGGAGCTGGGCCGGCGGCTGTTCCGGCACTGGCGCGACCAGGGCGCCGAGGTGCCGGCCGGGCGGCTCGTCGGCCTGGAGCCCAACCTGCCGAACGGCAAGTGCGACGGCAACTCGCTCGGCCCGTTCTCGCTCAGCGTGCTCGACCGCTCCGCCTGGGCCTACCCCGACGCCGGCCCCGAGGAGCGCGAGCGGATCCGGCTGCACCACCTGCACCACGCCCAGGACCTGCTGTACTTCCTCGCCACCGACCCCGAGGTGCCCGCGCGGGTGCGGGCCGAGCTGGGACGGTGGGGGCTGCCGGCCGACGAGTTCGCCGGCACCGGGCACCTGCCGCACCAGCTCTACGTGCGCGAGGCGCGCCGGATGCTGGGGGAGGCGCACCTGACCGAGCACGACCTGCGCGGCGCGCGGCCCTGGCCGGACGCCGTCGCGATGGGCTCCTACCACCTGGACGTCCGGGAGGTGCAGCGCACCTGGCGCTGGGTGTACGAGCACCCGGACCCGGTGCCGATGGTGGTCACCGAGGGCTACCTGTCGGTGCGGGTGCCGCCGTACCAGATCCCCTACCGGGCGATCGTGCCGCGGCGCGAGGAGTGCGCGAACCTGCTGGTGCCGGTCTGCGTGTCGGCCTCGCACGTGGCGTTCTCGTCGATCCGGATGGAGGTGCAGTACCAGATGCTGGGCCACGCCGCCGGGCTCGCCGCCGCGCGGGCGGCGGCCGGCGGCCAGGCGGTGCAGGACGTGGACGTGGCGGCCCTCCAGGAGGAGCTGGCCGCCGCCGGCCAGGTGCTGTCGCTCTGA
- a CDS encoding family 1 glycosylhydrolase — translation MGRGRLRVPDRIIAPLGDGYPAGMRGHWERALGAGLGVNEEGDEAAIGGRGDFLGVDSYTRRVMAAAPPGPSPWRVSGPAGRAGHPGDHVEAVRQALEAGADVRGYLHWSLMDNFEWALGHRPRFGLVHVDHATGRRVIKDSGRFHARLIAGGGTPPGPPRIEAFG, via the coding sequence GTGGGGCGCGGGCGCCTCCGCGTACCGGATCGGATCATCGCGCCGCTCGGCGACGGCTACCCGGCCGGCATGCGCGGGCACTGGGAACGGGCGCTCGGCGCCGGCCTCGGCGTCAACGAGGAGGGCGACGAGGCCGCCATCGGCGGGCGCGGCGACTTCCTCGGCGTCGACTCCTACACGCGCCGGGTCATGGCGGCCGCGCCCCCCGGCCCGTCCCCCTGGCGCGTCTCCGGCCCGGCCGGGCGCGCCGGCCACCCGGGTGACCACGTCGAGGCCGTCCGGCAGGCCCTGGAGGCGGGCGCCGACGTGCGCGGCTACCTCCACTGGTCGCTGATGGACAATTTCGAGTGGGCCCTGGGGCACCGGCCCCGGTTCGGGCTCGTCCACGTCGACCACGCGACCGGAAGGCGCGTGATCAAGGATTCCGGGCGGTTCCACGCCCGGCTCATCGCGGGAGGCGGCACGCCTCCCGGCCCGCCGAGGATCGAGGCATTCGGCTAG
- a CDS encoding MBL fold metallo-hydrolase, whose product MSEDVAEVAPGVFRVEDTCHVYVVTAPARDGAERTGIAIDFGSGRVLDLLGEIGVDRLTHVLMTHHHRDQAQGLARAAAAGIPIHVPPVERELFDDVGEMWSGRQLGNDYDLRDDRFSLLDPVPVAGTVPEYRTADFGGVEVRVLPTPGHTMGSVTYVVGRTAFTGDLIYAPGKVWSLAATQWSYTENEGPAMVVLSCELLRREDLALLLPSHGDPMTDPAGALGELSAAMQRYVDFRRPHPWDVKGLLENPFVEVTTHLLMNRSAQSYSYVLLSESGAAMVFDFGYDMSTGLVGNTSRAARRPWLASLPALRERYGVTDVEVAVPTHYHDDHVAGMPLLREVEGTQIWAPSHIAPVLAAPLHHDLPCQWFDPIPADRVLELGRAVRWREYEITVHDLPGHTLFAAAYEFTVDGHKVLVTGDQQDGMGIPGERQEILNFQYKNRFRIDDYRKSAALYRRLRPDLMVSGHWRPRWVDEAHLRMLTERGEELVALHHDLLPLDRLDLGADGVLCRLTPYYASVPAGGELVLTATVRNPFPEKVIATVEPVVPPGWEREQGPVTLRIPGGGMEQVHLRLGADVVPRRRVRLAVDLTIGDLRLGQHAEALADVVAEGIR is encoded by the coding sequence GTGAGTGAGGATGTGGCCGAAGTTGCGCCCGGCGTCTTCCGCGTGGAGGACACCTGTCACGTCTATGTCGTGACGGCCCCCGCGCGCGACGGGGCGGAGCGCACGGGGATAGCGATCGACTTCGGCTCGGGCCGCGTGCTCGACCTGCTCGGCGAGATCGGCGTCGACCGGCTCACCCACGTCCTCATGACGCACCACCACCGCGACCAGGCGCAGGGCCTGGCGCGGGCGGCCGCGGCGGGCATCCCCATCCACGTGCCGCCGGTCGAGCGCGAGCTGTTCGACGACGTCGGCGAGATGTGGTCGGGCCGGCAGCTCGGCAACGACTACGACCTGCGCGACGACCGCTTCTCGCTGCTCGACCCGGTGCCGGTGGCGGGCACGGTCCCCGAGTACCGCACCGCGGACTTCGGCGGCGTCGAGGTGCGCGTGCTGCCCACCCCCGGTCACACCATGGGCTCGGTGACGTACGTGGTCGGCCGGACGGCGTTCACCGGCGACCTCATCTACGCCCCAGGCAAGGTGTGGTCGCTGGCCGCCACCCAGTGGTCCTACACCGAGAACGAGGGCCCGGCCATGGTCGTCCTGAGCTGCGAGCTGCTGCGGCGCGAGGACCTCGCCCTGCTGCTGCCCTCGCACGGCGACCCGATGACCGACCCGGCCGGTGCGCTCGGCGAGCTGTCGGCGGCGATGCAGCGCTACGTCGACTTCCGCCGCCCCCACCCGTGGGACGTCAAGGGCCTGCTGGAGAACCCGTTCGTCGAGGTCACCACCCACCTGCTGATGAACCGCAGCGCCCAGTCCTACAGCTACGTGCTGCTGTCGGAGTCGGGCGCAGCCATGGTCTTCGACTTCGGCTACGACATGTCCACCGGCCTGGTCGGCAACACCTCCCGGGCCGCCCGCCGTCCCTGGCTGGCCTCGCTGCCCGCACTGCGCGAGCGCTACGGCGTCACCGACGTCGAGGTGGCCGTGCCCACCCACTACCACGACGACCACGTGGCCGGCATGCCGCTGCTGCGCGAGGTCGAGGGCACCCAGATCTGGGCACCTTCCCACATCGCGCCCGTCCTGGCCGCGCCGCTCCACCACGACCTGCCCTGCCAGTGGTTCGACCCCATCCCCGCCGACCGGGTGCTGGAGCTGGGCAGGGCCGTGCGCTGGCGGGAGTACGAGATCACCGTGCACGACCTGCCCGGCCACACCCTGTTCGCCGCCGCCTACGAGTTCACCGTCGACGGCCACAAGGTCCTGGTCACCGGCGACCAGCAGGACGGCATGGGCATCCCGGGCGAACGCCAGGAGATCCTGAACTTCCAGTACAAGAACCGCTTCCGCATCGACGACTACCGCAAGAGCGCCGCGCTCTACCGGCGGCTGCGTCCCGACCTCATGGTCAGCGGCCACTGGCGGCCCCGCTGGGTGGACGAGGCCCACCTGCGCATGCTCACCGAGCGCGGCGAGGAGCTGGTCGCGCTCCACCACGACCTGCTGCCGCTGGACCGGCTCGACCTCGGGGCGGACGGCGTGCTGTGCCGGCTGACGCCGTACTATGCCAGCGTCCCCGCGGGGGGCGAGCTGGTGCTCACGGCCACGGTGCGCAACCCCTTCCCGGAGAAGGTCATCGCCACCGTCGAGCCGGTCGTCCCGCCGGGATGGGAGCGCGAGCAGGGGCCGGTGACGCTAAGAATCCCCGGAGGGGGTATGGAGCAGGTGCATCTCCGTCTCGGCGCCGACGTCGTGCCGCGACGACGCGTTCGCCTCGCAGTCGACTTGACCATCGGCGACCTGCGCCTCGGGCAGCACGCCGAGGCGCTCGCCGACGTGGTCGCGGAAGGGATTCGATGA
- a CDS encoding LacI family DNA-binding transcriptional regulator gives MTIERRTPLSRSRRPTIKDVAEAAGVSRSTVSRALTGRGYAASDVRERVLRAAAELGYVPDVMARTLKQQVSRSVGVLVSDLRNPFYAELAAGASREARERGYTLVLADTSLSAEAESEAAEALVALRVAGVIVTPNSSAVSTYLASHHIPVVEVDRQFAAGSTDGVVVGNRVGARTATAHLVGLGHRRIALFIDETDWTTGYERYQGYLEALSAADIKVDPDLVVSSGWDVADSRRRAVDMLRGPDRPTAVFAANNVLAEGVWRAIGELGLRVPADISLVAFDDAPWMSMVSPTVTAVAQDTFNLGATAVRRLDERIEMPEADSVTTVLNVRLVARESSAAPPAL, from the coding sequence ATGACCATCGAGCGGCGTACCCCCCTCAGCCGTTCCCGGCGGCCCACCATCAAGGACGTCGCGGAGGCCGCCGGCGTCTCGCGCTCCACCGTATCCCGCGCCCTCACCGGCCGCGGGTACGCGGCCAGCGACGTGCGCGAGCGGGTGCTGAGGGCCGCCGCCGAGCTGGGCTACGTCCCCGACGTCATGGCCCGCACGCTGAAGCAGCAGGTGAGCCGGTCGGTCGGGGTGCTGGTCAGCGACCTGCGCAACCCCTTCTACGCCGAGCTGGCCGCCGGCGCCAGCAGGGAGGCCCGCGAACGCGGCTACACCCTCGTGCTGGCCGACACGAGCCTGTCCGCCGAGGCCGAGAGCGAGGCCGCCGAGGCGCTGGTCGCGCTGCGGGTGGCCGGCGTCATCGTCACGCCCAACTCCTCGGCCGTCTCCACCTACCTGGCCTCGCACCACATCCCCGTGGTCGAGGTCGACCGGCAGTTCGCGGCCGGCTCCACCGACGGCGTCGTGGTGGGCAACCGGGTCGGCGCCCGCACCGCCACCGCGCACCTGGTGGGGCTCGGCCACCGCCGCATCGCGCTGTTCATCGACGAGACCGACTGGACCACCGGCTACGAGCGTTACCAGGGCTACCTGGAGGCGCTGTCGGCCGCCGACATCAAGGTCGACCCCGACCTCGTGGTCTCCTCCGGCTGGGACGTCGCCGACTCGCGGCGGCGGGCGGTCGACATGTTGCGCGGCCCCGACCGGCCGACCGCCGTCTTCGCCGCCAACAACGTGCTCGCCGAGGGCGTGTGGCGGGCCATCGGCGAGCTGGGGCTGCGCGTGCCCGCGGACATCAGCCTGGTCGCCTTCGACGACGCGCCCTGGATGAGCATGGTCTCGCCCACCGTCACCGCCGTCGCCCAGGACACCTTCAACCTGGGCGCGACCGCCGTGCGCCGGCTCGACGAGCGCATCGAGATGCCCGAGGCCGACTCCGTCACGACCGTGCTCAACGTGCGGCTGGTGGCCCGCGAGTCGAGCGCCGCCCCGCCCGCGCTCTGA
- a CDS encoding carbohydrate ABC transporter permease codes for MRRRIRLILTWAALSGFAIAFIYPFVWLLSASFKPRSEVFDHRIIPETFTFENYIKVWNEAPLALWMANTLFVTVLAAVAVTITSAMVAWGFAYFRFPGRNALFGVVLATMMLPGVVTMVPVFLIWNSLGMVGTLTPLWAQNLFGSAFYIFLLRQFFLGLPREPFEAAKIDGANNWKIFTRIALPLCKPAVVVTLLFEFQAAWTDLMRPLIYLRDSSTFTVPRGLKALLDQFGFGGEWHWEIVMTASVITTVPMIILFFLGQKHFVRGIATTGSKG; via the coding sequence GTGAGGCGGCGCATCCGGCTGATCCTGACCTGGGCGGCGCTCAGCGGCTTCGCGATCGCCTTCATCTACCCGTTCGTCTGGCTGCTCAGCGCCTCCTTCAAGCCGCGCAGCGAGGTGTTCGACCACCGGATCATCCCCGAGACCTTCACCTTCGAGAACTACATCAAGGTGTGGAACGAGGCGCCGCTCGCGCTGTGGATGGCGAACACGCTGTTCGTCACCGTGCTGGCGGCGGTCGCGGTGACGATCACCAGCGCCATGGTGGCCTGGGGGTTCGCCTACTTCCGCTTCCCCGGCAGGAACGCGCTGTTCGGGGTGGTGCTGGCCACGATGATGCTGCCGGGCGTGGTCACGATGGTGCCGGTGTTCCTCATCTGGAACTCCCTCGGCATGGTCGGCACGCTCACGCCGCTGTGGGCGCAGAACCTGTTCGGCAGCGCCTTCTACATCTTCCTGCTGCGGCAGTTCTTCCTCGGGCTGCCGCGCGAGCCGTTCGAGGCCGCCAAGATCGACGGCGCGAACAACTGGAAGATCTTCACCAGGATCGCGCTGCCGCTGTGCAAGCCGGCCGTCGTGGTGACGCTGCTGTTCGAGTTCCAGGCCGCCTGGACCGACCTCATGCGGCCGCTCATCTACCTGCGGGACTCCAGCACCTTCACCGTGCCGCGCGGCCTGAAGGCGCTGCTCGACCAGTTCGGCTTCGGCGGCGAGTGGCACTGGGAGATCGTCATGACGGCCAGCGTCATCACCACCGTCCCGATGATCATCCTGTTCTTCCTCGGGCAGAAGCACTTCGTCAGGGGCATCGCCACCACCGGGAGCAAGGGATGA
- a CDS encoding D-sedoheptulose-7-phosphate isomerase, producing MTSTPSRTAASLKRGEVHRGGAPMLPSLPAREPSNESVQEPPREPSRGGVQELPPALAEHVAGHLAAARAMAALVPVVEAAADLLIETFARGGTLYTLGNGGSAADAQHLTGELIGHYKRDRRPLPTVTLTTDATVMTCIANDYSYEDVFARQVLALARPGDVVAAFTTSGDSPNVVAALRAARSNGAVTVLFGGGDGGAAAAHADHLLLAPSAETPRIQEIHTLMLHMISEKVDAWAAA from the coding sequence ATGACCTCGACCCCGTCCCGCACCGCCGCCTCGCTCAAGAGAGGGGAGGTGCACCGCGGCGGCGCCCCCATGCTCCCGTCCCTTCCCGCGCGCGAGCCGTCTAATGAGAGCGTGCAGGAGCCGCCGCGCGAGCCGTCCCGTGGCGGCGTGCAGGAGCTGCCGCCCGCGCTGGCCGAGCACGTCGCCGGGCACCTCGCCGCGGCCCGCGCCATGGCGGCGCTGGTGCCGGTCGTCGAGGCCGCCGCCGACCTGCTCATCGAGACCTTCGCCCGCGGCGGCACCCTCTACACCCTGGGCAACGGCGGCAGCGCGGCCGACGCCCAGCACCTCACCGGCGAGCTGATCGGCCACTACAAGCGCGACCGCCGCCCCCTGCCCACGGTGACGCTCACCACCGACGCCACCGTCATGACCTGCATCGCCAACGACTACTCCTACGAGGACGTCTTCGCCCGTCAGGTGCTGGCCCTGGCCCGCCCCGGCGACGTCGTGGCCGCCTTCACCACGAGCGGCGACTCGCCCAACGTGGTCGCGGCCCTGCGGGCCGCACGGAGCAACGGCGCGGTGACGGTACTGTTCGGCGGAGGCGACGGCGGAGCCGCCGCAGCGCACGCCGACCATCTTCTCCTCGCCCCCTCCGCAGAGACACCGCGCATCCAGGAGATCCACACACTGATGCTGCACATGATCAGCGAGAAGGTCGACGCTTGGGCGGCCGCATGA
- a CDS encoding ROK family protein: MEHDLPPVLALDIGGTKLAVGVVTGDGAIHGWQSAPTRREEGPEAVLTRLFDLGRKAVAEAGLPEGPAAVGISCGGPLDAAAGVLECPPHLPGWIGVPVGAMAAEAFGVPSALENDATAAALGEHRYGAGRGTSTMLYLTVSTGVGGGAVIGGRLHRGAAGNGGELGHVLVRPGGRRCSCGRLGCLEAYASGTAIAERAREALAAGRPSSLSAALPAAALPAPALPAPALPAVGRPTAEDVSLAAAAGDPLAMEIWDETTWALGSALTDLVNAFEPELVVLGGGVTRSGDRLLRPVAEAVARDAMPPAARAARVELSRLGAGVGVVGAGAVAHDLLTTEGAR, from the coding sequence ATGGAGCACGATCTTCCGCCCGTCCTGGCGCTCGACATCGGCGGCACCAAGCTCGCCGTGGGCGTGGTCACCGGCGACGGCGCGATCCACGGCTGGCAGAGCGCCCCCACCCGCAGGGAGGAGGGGCCGGAGGCCGTCCTGACCAGGCTGTTCGACCTGGGCAGGAAAGCGGTGGCCGAGGCCGGGCTGCCGGAGGGGCCGGCCGCCGTCGGCATCTCCTGCGGCGGGCCGCTGGACGCCGCGGCGGGCGTGCTGGAGTGCCCGCCGCACCTGCCCGGCTGGATCGGCGTGCCGGTGGGCGCGATGGCGGCCGAGGCGTTCGGGGTGCCGTCCGCGCTTGAGAACGATGCCACGGCCGCCGCGCTCGGCGAGCACCGCTACGGCGCGGGCCGCGGCACCTCCACCATGCTCTACCTGACCGTCTCGACCGGCGTCGGCGGCGGCGCCGTCATCGGCGGGCGGCTGCACCGGGGCGCGGCCGGCAACGGCGGCGAGCTCGGACACGTCCTCGTCCGGCCGGGCGGCCGGCGGTGCTCGTGCGGGCGGCTCGGCTGCCTGGAGGCCTACGCCTCCGGGACGGCCATCGCCGAGCGCGCCCGCGAGGCGCTGGCCGCCGGCCGGCCGTCGTCCCTGTCGGCTGCCCTGCCCGCCGCTGCTCTGCCCGCCCCTGCTCTGCCCGCCCCTGCTCTGCCCGCCGTCGGGCGGCCCACCGCGGAGGACGTCTCCCTCGCGGCGGCGGCCGGCGACCCGCTCGCCATGGAGATCTGGGACGAGACCACCTGGGCGCTCGGCAGCGCGCTCACCGACCTGGTGAACGCCTTCGAGCCCGAGCTGGTCGTCCTCGGCGGCGGCGTCACCCGCTCCGGCGACCGGCTGCTGCGGCCCGTCGCCGAGGCCGTCGCCCGCGACGCCATGCCCCCGGCGGCCCGCGCCGCGCGCGTCGAGCTGTCCCGGCTCGGCGCGGGCGTCGGCGTGGTCGGGGCCGGCGCCGTCGCCCACGACCTGCTGACCACGGAAGGCGCCCGATGA
- a CDS encoding beta-N-acetylhexosaminidase family protein, protein MDVLQWIVPCPKKAAIGSSHVELGHCLPQGDVPAALAPLLAERPAGGPDTTVEVRVDAAAGLPAEGYTLSAGQGLVVIVGADAAGAFYGAQTLLALAAAPCPEHARCVPECEVRDWPDLPLRGTIEGFYGTPWSHAARLDHLRFSARHKLNAYVYAPKDDPFHRERWREPYPEEELARLAELVAEAARQHVRFVFALSPGLSMVCSDPAERAALRAKAGQVWEAGVREFALLFDDIPPELRHEADREAYGTAEGASASAHAAVCRDFAAEFLARRGAERPLTMVPTDYAGTARSAYRDRLADELPPDVLVWWTGPDIVVGAIPAYDMTAAAASYGHRLALWDNFPVNDFDFSRVFLGPLVGRATDLAHVPLAGITANPMVEATASRLALTTVADYAWHLAAYDPARSHRAAVRLLPGAAELLPLVEACSSWPPGDDQSPALTALCASVLLGEGAARLRAELERLAGLPVDVPGPFAAELAPWVAAARDMGAAGLAALDLLAGGDPQAARQALERAEAHEKNVLRGVIPPFARAVLERANAQDAPQE, encoded by the coding sequence ATGGATGTCCTCCAGTGGATCGTTCCCTGTCCCAAGAAGGCCGCCATCGGGTCTTCCCACGTCGAGCTGGGCCACTGCCTGCCGCAAGGCGACGTGCCGGCCGCCTTGGCCCCTCTCCTCGCAGAGCGGCCGGCCGGCGGCCCGGATACCACGGTCGAGGTGCGCGTCGACGCCGCCGCCGGGCTGCCGGCCGAGGGCTACACGCTGAGCGCCGGGCAGGGCCTCGTGGTCATCGTCGGGGCCGACGCGGCGGGGGCGTTCTACGGGGCGCAGACGCTGCTCGCGCTGGCCGCCGCCCCCTGCCCCGAGCACGCCAGGTGCGTGCCGGAGTGCGAGGTGCGCGACTGGCCCGACCTGCCGCTGCGGGGCACCATCGAGGGCTTCTACGGCACCCCGTGGAGCCACGCCGCCCGGCTGGACCACCTGCGCTTCTCCGCCCGGCACAAGCTCAACGCCTACGTGTACGCCCCCAAGGACGACCCCTTCCACCGGGAGCGGTGGCGGGAGCCGTACCCGGAGGAGGAGCTGGCCCGGCTGGCCGAGCTGGTGGCCGAGGCGGCCCGGCAGCACGTGCGGTTCGTCTTCGCGCTCAGCCCCGGCCTGTCGATGGTCTGCAGCGACCCCGCCGAGCGGGCGGCGCTGCGGGCCAAGGCCGGGCAGGTGTGGGAGGCGGGGGTGCGGGAGTTCGCGCTGCTGTTCGACGACATCCCGCCGGAGCTGCGGCACGAGGCCGACCGGGAGGCGTACGGCACGGCGGAGGGCGCGAGCGCGAGCGCGCACGCGGCCGTCTGCCGCGACTTCGCCGCGGAGTTCCTGGCCCGGCGCGGCGCCGAACGCCCGCTGACCATGGTCCCCACCGACTACGCGGGCACCGCCCGCTCCGCCTACCGCGACCGGCTGGCCGACGAGCTGCCGCCGGACGTGCTCGTCTGGTGGACCGGCCCGGACATCGTCGTGGGCGCGATCCCGGCCTACGACATGACGGCCGCCGCCGCCTCCTACGGCCACCGCCTGGCGCTGTGGGACAACTTCCCGGTCAACGACTTCGACTTCTCCCGCGTCTTCCTCGGCCCGCTGGTGGGCCGGGCGACCGACCTCGCCCACGTGCCGCTGGCGGGCATCACGGCCAACCCGATGGTCGAGGCCACCGCCTCCCGGCTGGCGCTGACGACGGTCGCCGACTACGCCTGGCACCTGGCGGCCTACGACCCGGCGCGCTCGCACCGCGCGGCGGTGCGGCTGCTGCCGGGGGCGGCGGAGCTGCTGCCGCTGGTGGAGGCGTGCTCGTCCTGGCCGCCCGGCGACGACCAGAGCCCGGCCCTGACCGCCCTGTGCGCCTCCGTCCTGCTGGGCGAGGGCGCGGCGCGGCTCAGGGCCGAGCTGGAGCGGCTGGCGGGGCTGCCGGTGGACGTGCCGGGGCCCTTCGCCGCGGAGCTGGCCCCGTGGGTGGCCGCCGCGAGGGACATGGGCGCCGCGGGTCTGGCGGCGCTCGACCTGCTCGCCGGCGGCGACCCGCAGGCCGCGCGGCAGGCGCTCGAACGGGCCGAGGCGCACGAGAAGAACGTGCTGCGCGGCGTGATCCCGCCGTTCGCCCGCGCCGTCCTGGAACGCGCCAACGCGCAGGACGCACCCCAGGAGTAG